The proteins below come from a single Periophthalmus magnuspinnatus isolate fPerMag1 chromosome 7, fPerMag1.2.pri, whole genome shotgun sequence genomic window:
- the bhlhe23 gene encoding class E basic helix-loop-helix protein 23, which translates to MNVNEENLLKSISNDALLDLTQRYGQSAFGFGPSHGTGTPARFPLTPATDFISGQTTKSNESGGEHTSDDDDAFDSLESRKRGPSFGDDKPGGPLAKKSKEQRSLRLSINARERRRMHDLNDALDGLRAVIPYAHSPSVRKLSKIATLLLAKNYILMQAQALEEMRRLVAYLNQGQTITSPIPTALAPFGQAAVYPFSSSALATCAEKCSTYSGTPSSLFKHCNDKP; encoded by the coding sequence ATGAATGTCAATGAGGAGAACCTACTGAAGTCCATTAGCAACGACGCACTGCTGGACCTGACGCAGCGCTATGGCCAGTCCGCTTTCGGCTTTGGTCCTAGCCACGGAACTGGAACTCCTGCCCGCTTTCCGCTGACACCCGCTACAGACTTCATCTCGGGACAGACCACCAAGTCCAACGAGAGCGGCGGGGAACACACGAGTGATGATGACGATGCGTTTGACTCTCTGGAGTCCAGGAAGAGGGGTCCGTCGTTTGGGGACGACAAGCCCGGAGGCCCACTGGCCAAAAAGTCTAAAGAGCAGAGGTCCTTGCGACTCAGCATCAAcgccagagagaggagaagaatgCACGACCTGAATGACGCACTGGACGGCCTGCGCGCGGTTATCCCTTACGCACACAGCCCGTCTGTGAGAAAACTCTCCAAAATAGCCACTCTTCTTTTGGCTAAGAACTATATTCTCATGCAGGCGCAGGCTCTGGAGGAAATGAGACGGCTTGTGGCGTACCTGAACCAGGGCCAGACCATCACATCCCCAATCCCTACCGCTCTGGCCCCCTTTGGACAAGCAGCCGTCTATCCGTTCTCCAGCTCTGCGCTCGCCACCTGCGCCGAAAAGTGCTCGACTTATTCCGGGACACCTTCAAGTCTCTTCAAACACTGTAACGACAAGCCttga